ATGCGCCGGCTTTGTCGCGGCCTGCGGGGACACGTCAGGATTGTGTTCCGGTCGCGGCAGGGATACGGGGGGCGCACTCCTCGTTGCAGAGGGTGGGGCGTGCGACGGGACTACGGCAACCGCTGCCCTGTCCGACGCATCCGGTGTGACGACGGGCTCGACGGGACGTACCCGCGCGGCTTGCTTCGGCGCCGCCGGTACCGCGGATGTTACGGGCTCACGAGTCACGCTTACCGGCGCTTTGTCGGGAACGGAGAGCGACGGGCGCAGCAGCCACAGCCAGACGCCCACGTTCGCCACGACCACCGCACCGGCGATCAACGGCCAGAGGCGCCGGCGCCGTGAAGGAGGCGCCGGCGTCCGGTGGACGGTTGCCGGCGTGGGAACGGCCGCTGAGCGTCGGTCCCGCTCGGCCTTTTTCAATGCGTCAAGGATAAAGGACATGTGCGGCCTACGAGCCTTCCCGCCGGAGGCGAGGCACCTTCGGATCGCGCTGCGCCGCGCTCAAATGGGTCAGTGTCTCCTTTCCGACGACTCCGTCGGCCGTGAGCAACCGACTACGCTGGAAGGCAATCACCCGGGCACGGAGGTCGTTATCGAAGACCTGGCGATTCCGTTCTCCTCCGGGAACGCCGTCGAACTCGGCGAACCGCTCTCGCACCCACTCGACGTCCTTGCCGCGCGCGCCCGGCCTGATGGGCACCGAGCCCAACTCGGGCACCTTCCAGAGGAGAATGAACGGACCATCCCAATAGCGGTCGATCTCGCTCAGCGGGAACACGTGCCGCCGCCCCCCGAAGTCGAGAGTCGCGTTCTGTTCGTCCAGGGCCACCACCGTGGCGTACCGGCGATCTCCCGCCGGCGTCGACAGCTCGATGATGGCCGGCAGGTTCAATCGCCGGAGCTTGCCCCATGTGCCCGTCTTGAAGAGACACTGAAGTCCTTCGGAGCGACCGCGCTCGCAACCGAGGTTGTCCATGGAGCCGTCGACGTCAAGGCGCCAGGTCGCATAGAGGCCGGCAAACGCCGACTTCCTGTCGGCCCGTAGCGAGGGATCCGAAAGGAGCGCCGATAGCGTACCGGACCTCGATATCGAATTCATCGCACTCGGGCCCACGGCACGCTGGATCAACTGCGCCCGCTCCTGAGTAAAGAACGCCCAGGAGCCGGTGACGAGCACCGCGACAAGCACCGCCGCGCCCACCCACTGCCATCGACGCGCGAGCCGAGGCGCAAGCGTCTCGCCGAGCACCTCGCTCGCCGCGCGGCGCACCGTGGCGGCCGTGACACGACGTTGGTCTTGCGTATAGGCCCCGAGCAGCGCGCGGTCGCAGATGGCATTGATCAGCCGCGGGATGCCGCGCGCCGACACGTGTACTGCGCGCATCGCCGCATCAGTAAAGATCGTTTGCTTCTGGCCGGCGATCTGGAGTCGATGAACGATATACGCTCGCACGTCGTCCTCGGAGAACGCCAGCAGGTGATAGCGCGCGGTGACCCGCTGGGCCAATTGCCGGAGCTCTTCCCTGTTGAGCAGCCGGATCAGCTCCGGCTGGCCGATAAGGATGATCTGCAATAGCTTCCGGGTTGGGGTCTCAAGATTCGTCAGCAGCCGGATCTGCTCCAGGACATCGGCGGCGAGGTCTTGCGCCTCGTCGACGATGAGCACCGTGCGACGTCCTTGTGCGTGCGCATCGAGCAGATGTCGGTAGAGCGCGTCAACAAAAGGCTTCCCGCTGGTGGTGCCGGCGGGATACGAGATGCGGAGCTCATCACACACCGCGGCGAGCAGTTCGATGGGCGTAAGTCGCGGATTGAGGATGAGCGCCACGTCCACGTTGGGCGGCAGTTGCTCCAACAGACACCGACAGAGTGTCGTTTTCCCGGTCCCAACTTCTCCGGTAAGTTGCACAAACCCGCCGTCTTCTCCGACCCCGTAAAGAAGGTGTGCCAGGGCGTCACGGTGGCGCTCACTCATGTAGAGATAGCGCGGATCAGGCGTCATGGAAAACGGGGTCTCAGTGAAGCCGAAATATGTCGTATACATCACGTGACGCGGACGGGGGCTGCGCTCTGCCCTTCCGACACCTTCCGCCGCAAGAATCGGAGAGAATGTCGCCGGCGTGGGCCGACCTGGAGATTCCTCGGCGCCATCCTCATCCAGGGTTTCACGCCGCTACTCGACGACGGTATACCGGCGGATGTCCGGATCGGCGACCGCCAGACCAGGCAACTTCACACGGGCGTCTTGCAGGTGTGGCGACTGCAGGTGCGCGTCGAGTGCTGCCTCACTGGTCCACTCTTCTACGAACGTAAAATCGGTCGGATCGGTTTTGTTCTGCAGCAATTCGTACGTCACGCACCCCAGCTCCTTGCGCGTCGGTTCCACCAGGCCCTGCAATACGGCCCGCAATTCTTCCACCTTTCCGGGGCGCGCAACGACCCGCGCCACCACCCGCACCCCTTGATCCGTCATTCCGGTGACTCCTTTCCCGGCCCCGCATTGACGCCGGCGCTGGATCCTGATAGGCTCACGGTACCACGCAAGGAGGACAAGGCCGTGACCGTACAAGTGAAGTTGACCTACGACGATTACCTGTTGTTTCCCGATGATGGCAGACGCCACGAACTCATCGATGGAGACCACTACATGACCCCATCGCCATCCAAGAGACACCAACGCATTTCGCTCAATATTGCCTACCGCATTAGGGCGCATCTTGAGCATCACTCCCTGGGTGAACTCTACACCGCCCCGTTCGACGTGGTACTCTCAACGACGGACGTTGTTCAGCCCGATCTTCTCTTCGTGTCATCCGCCAAGACTGCCATGATCACCGCGCAGAACGTCCAGGGCGCTCCTGACCTGATCGTGGAAATCCTGTCTGAGACCAGCCGCAAGACCGATGAGATCATCAAACGGAAGCTCTACGAGCGATTCGGCGTCCAGGAATATTGGATCATCGACCCGGAACTCGATACCATCAAGATCTATCGTATAACGCCCCAAGGCTACCAGCGGGCCGCCGAACTAAACCGCGAAACAGGCGATATCCTGTCCACCCCGCTTCTACCAGACCTGACGATTCCGCTGAACGACCTCTTCGCGTAAATCACCCTTACCTCAATTCGCTCAGGCTGTAATATTACAGGACGAAGATCTTCCCGCGCCTGAGCGATCCAATCTTCCTGCCTACGCCCCATGACCACTGCTACGCCGGGACGAAGTAGACGTCGGTCGGCTTGAACTTGGAGAGGCGGCGGAATTTTGCCCGAACCTTCATCCCGACCAAGTCCAGTGAGGGCTTCAGCGGATCGACGCCGAGCAGCCGCGACAAAAACAGCGTATCGACACCAGGCCACTCCACCAGGATCAGCACAAAAGGGGTCTCCTTCAGGAACTCCTCGCTCCCGAAGTAGCAGACGGTGAAGGTGTGAACCGCGCCGACCTGCGACAATTCGAACCAGTCGCACTCGCTGCCGCAATCCATACAGTGCAGCTTAGGGGTGGCGTATTTATACCCACATTTGGTGCAGACGGTTCCCAGCAGCTTGCCGTTGGCCAAGCCGGCAAAGAACGGGGAGTCCTGCCCGTAGCTGTGGAGGTAATCGATCCGATAGGGCTGCTTGATGAGGATGGGGGCCATGTCCTTGAGCTGGCTCAGGTCCTTGAGCTGGCTCAGGTCCTTGGGGAACGGGACATTGAACAGGATCGTCCCGTCGTCGGTCTCCGGCAACGCGACCGGCTCCTCATTTGTAAGCGTGCGATTGGCTCTCCCACCCTTAGCGCTCGCCATGGCGCCCTCCCTCCTGACTGATGCAATAGCCGAAGATCAGACCTTCTCCATAATGCTTACGGTGACGTACGTCCCGGTGCCGGCATGGCTGTGAATGGCGCCACGGCGGGCCCCCTTGACCTGTAGCCGGTCGTTGCCGAAATGCTTTTTGATGGCTCCCTGAAGCTGCCACAAGGCGAAGACCGCCTGCATCAGGCCGGTGGCCCCGACCGGGTGGCCGCAGGCGATCAGCCCCCCAGAGGGGTTGACCGGTAGCGTCCCGGGCTTCTTGAGGGCGAGGCCGTAGTCAAGGTTGGGCAAAAATGGGTTCCCCTCCTCAGTCCATCGACCGCCCTCCCCGTACTTGCAGAGGCCCATATCCTCGTAGGTCTGGATTTCGGAGGAGGTATAGGCATCGTGTAGCTCAATGAAGTCCAGCTCCTTGATCGGATGGGTAATCCCGGCCATCTCGTAGGCTAGCTTGGAGGCCATCCGGCCAGCCCGGAACGAGTGAATGCCGGGGTACTTCAGACCCCGATAGTCACTGGCCCGCTCATGCGGGAGCAGCAACACCTTCCGGTGCGGCCGATCGGCCATCCGCATGGCGTCCGTCCCGCGACCAATGCCGACGATCTTGGCCGGCTTGAGCCGCTTGCCGCCCGCCTTCTCCAGCTTGCTGACCCCCTCCTCGCTGGCCAGGATCGTGGCGGCCGCGCCGTCGGACATCACGCAGATGTCCAGGCGCGTCAGCGGCCAGGCCACCATCGGAGCGCGACGCACATCTTCGATCGTGAGGAGCCTTCGCTTCTGGGCATAGGGGTTGTGAAAGGCGTTGTTGTGATTCTTCACCGAAACGTGGGCCATCTGCTCGACGGTCGTACCGAACTCCTTCATGTGCCGGACCACCATCATCGCGTAGTAACCGCTGTAGAAACCGCCCACCGGGTAGTCAAAGCTCACGTCGGAGGCGAGGGCGATGAATTCGTTCCCCTTCCAGGTATTGACGTGGGACATCGTCTCGAAGCCATAGGCCACGCAGACGTCCATGAGACCAGAGGCCACCGACTTCCAGGCCTCCTGAAAGCAGAGCCCTCCCGTGGCGCCCCCGCCTTCGACCCGGTGACTCGGCTTGGGACAGAGCCCCAGGTAGTCCTGCACCATGATGCCTGACATCAACTGCCGCTGAAAATGGTCGGAGAAGTACGACGCGACCGAGCCATCGACGATCTCGACGAACCGGGGATGCTCAAGCCCAAGGTCTTTGAGGGCGTAGTCGTACGCCTCCTTCACCATCGGCTGGAAGGTAACGTCCGGCCGAGCCTTCGCAAACTTGCTTACCCCTCCCGAAACCATATACACCGGCCGCATGAAGCGCTCTACCCCCTTTCCGCCATTGCGAGCACCCGAAGGGTACGCGGCAGATCCCCCCATCCCAAATCCCCCCAGTCCCCCTTTTATAAAGGGGGGTGCGGGAGGATTTCGGCTGTTTCCCTCGCAATGACCTGCTTGTACATGTGTACTCAGGCTCTTCGCCTCACGTGATCCTTCACAAAGGCAATAGCTTCGGTCGTGGTCGTGCCTGGCGTGAAGACGGTAGCGAGTCCGGCCGCTTTCAGTTTCGGGATGTCGTCGGTGGGGATGGTGCCGCCGCCAAAGACGAGGATGTCATCGACACCGCGCTCCCTGAGCAGCTCCATGACCCGTGGGAACAGGTACATATGAGCCCCGGACAGACAGGACATGCCGATGGCGTCTACGTCTTCCTGGATGGCCGCGCTCACGATCATCTCCGGGGTCTGCCGGAGCCCGGTGTAGATGACCTCCATCCCGGCGTCGCGGAAGGCCCTGGCGATGACCTTGGCGCCCCGATCGTGCCCGTCAAGGCCCGGCTTGGCGATCAACACACGGATCTTTCGTTCCGTTGCCATTCGCACGCTCCTGTAATTGCTCAGAAAGTCTCCCGTTCTCGTCCAGAAATCCCCCCGTTCCCCCCTTTTGAAAGGGGGGTTTGGCGGGATTTTGCTGAGCGTCACACCTTTCATGCCCATGGGCGCCCCCGGCGCATGGGGTATTGCTTCGACTGCCTCAATCGGGCAGGGTAACCCTGCCCCTACAGTGATACTCCGCAATCGCTAAATGATCGAGGGCTCCCTGTATTCGCCCCAGACATCGCGGAAGACATCCATGATTTCGCCCAGGGTCGCGTAGGCCCGAACCGCGTCAAGAATTCTCGGCATCAACAGATCCTTGCCCCACGGGTCGTTGCCGGCGGCCGCCTGGCGAAGCGTCTCAAGCGACCGCGCTACCGCCTCTTTGTCGCGCGAGCGGCGAAGCCGGTCAAGGCTTTCGATCTGCCGCGTCTCGGCCTCACGATCGATGGTGAGGGTGGGGATCGGCGCCTCTTCATCCACCGTAAATCGATTGACGCCAACGATGATCTTCTCGCCCCGTTCGATCGCCCGCTGATAGGCGTAGGCGGCATCGGCGATCTCACGCTGGGGGAAGCCCTTCTCGATCGCCCGGATCATCCCGCCCAACTCGTCGATCCGCCGGAAGTACTCCCAGGCTCCTTCCTCCATCTGATTGGTCAACGTCTCGACATAGTAGGAACCGGCCAACGGATCGACCGTATTGGTGACGCCGCTCTCGTGCGCGATGATCTGCTGCGTCCGCAGCGCAATAGTGGCCGCCTCTTCCGTCGGCAGCGCCAGCGCCTCGTCCATGGCGTTGGTGTGCAGCGACTGCGTGCCGCCCAGGACAGCCGCCAGCGCCTGGATCGCGACCCTGATGATGTTATTGCGCGGCTGCTGGGCGGTCAGGGTACAGCCGGCCGTCTGGGCATGCGTCCGAAGCAACCAGGAACGGGGATCCTTCGCGCCGAACCGCTCCCGCATGATCCGCGCCCACAGCCTTCTCGCCGCCCGAAACTTGGCTACCTCCTCGAACAGGTCGTTGTGGCAATCGAAGAAGAAGGAGAGGCGCGGGGCAAACGCATCAACCTCAAGACCCGCCTTGATGCTCTCCTCCACGTAGACCATGCCGTCAGCCAGTGTAAAGGCGAGTTCCTGCAATGCGGTGGCCCCCGCCTCCCGGATATGGTACCCGCTGATGCTGACGGTATTCCAACGCGGCAGGTGCCGCGCGCCGAACAGGATGGTGTCGGTCACCAGTCGGACCGACGGTTCGATCGGATAGATATACTCTTTCTGCGCGATATACTCCTTCAGGATATCGTTCTGGACCGTGCCGCCGATCCGATCGTACGGAACGCCCTGCTTCTCGCAGACGGCGATATACATCGCCCATAAGACCGCGGCGGGGGAACTGATCGTCATGGAGGTCGTGACCTCGCCGAGCGGAATACTCTCGAACAGCGTCTCCATGTCGGCGAGCGAATCGATGGCCACGCCGCACTTACCCACCTCTCCGGCCGAGAAGGGGTGATCCGAATCGTATCCCATCAGGGTCGGCAGATCGAAGGCGGTGGACAACCCCATCTGGCCCTGTTCGAGCAGATACTTGAACCGCCGGTTGGTCTCGGCGGCGGTCCCGTACCCGGCAAACATCCGCATGGTCCAGAGCTTGCCGCGGTACATTGTCGGCTGAACGCCGCGGGTATAGGGATAGTCGCCGGGGAATCCCAGATCCCTCAGGTAGTCGAAGTCGGGCAGGTCGGCCGGGGTGTAGAGGCGCTCGACGGGGGTCATGGATGCGGTCGTGAAGCGCTCAGCCCGCTCAGGCGCATTCACCAGGGCGGGCTTCAGCGTCTCGGCCTCCCACCGCGCCTTCTCTTCCTCGATCCGCTTCAGATCCTTCTGCTCCGCCATGTCAATCAATCCGTAGTGTAGTATCCCATAAGTCCCTTTACAGTGATCGTCATTCCGGGCTTGACCCGGAATCCAGTCTTTTTCTGCTGGATTCCCGCTTTCGCGGGAATGACGCCACGGGTATTATTGCAATCAAGCACTAGCGTTCAGCGGCAGCAAAGCCACATCCCACAGGCTGACTGCTGACCGCTGAAAGCTGAATGCTGTCTTTAATCTACACTTTGCGCCATCAGCTCCGCTACGTCAAGCGGTCTGGTCCGCCCGATCGCGTCTTTCACCTTCAGTGCGTCCTCAAACATGATCAGGCAAAAGGGGCAGGCGCTCGCCAGGACCTGCGGCCCAAGCGCCAATGCCTCTTCGGTCCGCTCCCAGCTTACGCGCTTGCCGATCTTTTCTTCAAACCACATCAACCCACCCCCGGCGCCGCAGCAGAAGCCTTGCTCCCGGCACCGGTCCATCTCCTTGACGGCAAGTCCGGGGATCGCGCTGAGAAGTTGCCGGGGCGGGTCGTACACGCCGTTGTGCCGCCCGAGATAACAGGGGTCATGAAATGACGCCACGCCATCGATCGGCTTCTGCAGGCGCAGGCGCCCTTCCTGCACCAGTTCGGCCAGCAACTGCGTGTGATGGACGACCTCATAGTTACCGCCCAGCTTGGGGTATTCATTCTTGAGCGTATTGAAGCCGTGCGGGCAGGCGGTGACGATCTTCTTGATGCCATACCCGTTCAGGGTGGCAATGTTCTCTCTGGCCAGCGTCTGAAAGAGGTACTCGTTTCCGATCCGTCTGGCCGGATCGCCCGTACACCGCTCCTCTTCCCCCAGGATCGCGAAATCGACGCCAGCGCGTTGCAGGAGCGTGGCGAAGGCCGCCGCCACCTGCTGGTTCCGCTCATCAAACGCCGCGGCGCAGCCGACCCAGTAGAGGATCTCCGGTGTCCCGTTCGCGGCCACCGTCTTCACGTCAAGCCCCCTCGCCCAGTCGGTTCTGGAGGCCGTAGCCCCACGGAACGGATGGCCCCGCTCTTCCAGGCTCCGCAAGGCCGCCTGCATCGTCTCCGGAAAGTCGGCCTCTTCCATCACCAGATGGCGGCGCATCTCGACGATCTTCGGGATCGGCTCGATGAAGACCGGGCACTCCTGATGGCAGGCCCCGCAGGTGGTGCATGCCCACAGGACATCGTGAGTAATCACCTCGCCGACCATCTTCCTGGACTCCTCTCCGTCGGCAACCAGGCGCATGTGATCCCGCAGGTCGATAATCACCCCTTTCGGCGTCAGCGGCTTCCCGGTCGCCCAGGCCGGACAGGCAGCCTGGCAGCGGCCGCATTCGGTGCACGCCTCGAGGTCGAGGAGATCCTTCCAGGTCAACTGGTTAATCGCCCCAGCGCCAAATCGCTCCGCCCGCTCCAGGTCGATCGGTCGCAGCACTCCGGAACCTTCGCGATTCTTCATCAGGACATTGGCGGCCGCAGACGTGAAGTGCATCCCCATGCCATAGGGCAGAATAGCGATGAATGTGAAGGCCATGGCGGCATGGAACCACCAGAGGATTCCATGGAGGAACATCTGGTGGGCCTGGTCAGTCCCGCGAAACAGGGCGGATGCCAGCCGGCCGCCAGGAGACCACTGGCCCCATGGATCGGCCGAGGCCGCAATCCGCAGCCCCTCAATCAGAAATCCGGTCACCAGGATGATGAGGAGCAGCACCAGCAGAATACCGTAGCTCTTAGCGATGCGGGGCTGCAGGAGCCGATCGGGTTGCAGGCCATAGCGCCTAGCGAGCGCAATCAGCACGCCGCCAATGGCCGTCAGCCCGAACAGATCGACGGTCAGCGACATGAAGTAGAGGTAAAATGGTCCGCGCAGGGTCGGGATGCCGAGATAGTCCTGAAGGGCCACGAGGCAGGTCGCGATAAAGAGGACGATAAATCCCCAGGAGATCGAACGGTGCAGCAGCCCTGAGAGGGGGTCTTGAGCGATCCGCTGCTGCCAGACGGCGTACTGGACAACGCCTTTGAACCGGTCCCACAGGCTGCCTTCGACGGCAGCCGGCTCTCCCGCGAGGATCATGCGGGTATGTCGGTAGATGCCGTAGAGCCAGACGACCAGGAAGGGAAACAACAGCAGGTACAGGAACAGGTGCCCCGGGATGTTCCAGTAGACCTCGCGCATGGGGGTCATGTTTTACGTTCCAGGTTACAGAAGTGCTACGTTCAAGGTTGAACGACACCTCGGATGCGAAACGCTACCCCTACGGCTCGCCAACGTGGGACTCGGAACCCGCCGCGGTGTTGCGTCAGCGTCCGGTTAATTCCTTGCAGTGTCGGATCAGGCTGGTCGCCACGGCCTTCCAATCTTCGACAATGCCGAGCTGGGCCACCTTGAAGATCGGCGCTGTAGGATCGGTGTTTACCGCCACGATATGCTTCGAGCCTGAAATTCCGGCGACATGCTGGGTGGCGCCGGAAATCCCAAAGGCAAGATACAGATCCGGACTGACGTTCCTCCCGGTCTGGCCTACCTGCCAGGATGGCGGGACCCATCCGGCATCGGTCGCCGCCCGCGACGCGCCCACAGCGCCCCTGAGGACCTGTGCCAGCTCCTCAAGCACCTTGAATCCTTCCGGCCCGTGTACCCCACGCCCGCCGCTTACCACGATCTTGGCATCCCCCAGATTGACACCGGTCGTCTCCTCCTGGACCCTCTCTATGAGACGAGTCTTGAGTTGCGGGGCTTCCAGAGCGACATCGACCCGGATCTCCTCGCCCATCCGGCCCTCTTCTTGCGTAGCCGGCTCCAGCGTCCGGAGCTTGGCCGTTGCCACGATCGAGTTCGCACGAGGCTCGACAACCGCCACCGCCTTCCCCCCGTAGGCCGAGCGCGTAAACCGCAACCGACGGGATGCCTGGTCCAGGTCGAAGTCGATGAACTCCCCGACAAAGGCGGCCTGGAGCCGATAGGCCAGGCGCGGGCCCAGCTCGCGCCCCATCACATCGCCGGGCAGCAACACGACGGTCGGTTGAGCGCGCTCGCAGATCTGATGCAGGACGAGTGCATACGCATCGCCTTGATACCCTTTGAGCAAGGGATGCTCGGCCCGATAGACCTGATCGGCGCCATGCGCGAACAGCAACGGGACGTATGGGCCGACCTCTGTGCCCAAGATGGCTGCCGCCACCGGCTGGGCCAGCTTCTCTTTCAGCCGCCTCGCGCCTGTGAGCAGTTCCAGCGTATCTCGCGTCAGCCTGCCGTC
Above is a window of Candidatus Methylomirabilis lanthanidiphila DNA encoding:
- a CDS encoding methylmalonyl-CoA mutase; translated protein: MGMKGVTLSKIPPNPPFKRGERGDFWTRTGDFLSNYRSVRMATERKIRVLIAKPGLDGHDRGAKVIARAFRDAGMEVIYTGLRQTPEMIVSAAIQEDVDAIGMSCLSGAHMYLFPRVMELLRERGVDDILVFGGGTIPTDDIPKLKAAGLATVFTPGTTTTEAIAFVKDHVRRRA
- a CDS encoding nucleotide-binding protein, whose translation is MASAKGGRANRTLTNEEPVALPETDDGTILFNVPFPKDLSQLKDLSQLKDMAPILIKQPYRIDYLHSYGQDSPFFAGLANGKLLGTVCTKCGYKYATPKLHCMDCGSECDWFELSQVGAVHTFTVCYFGSEEFLKETPFVLILVEWPGVDTLFLSRLLGVDPLKPSLDLVGMKVRAKFRRLSKFKPTDVYFVPA
- a CDS encoding acetyl-CoA acetyltransferase, with translation MRPVYMVSGGVSKFAKARPDVTFQPMVKEAYDYALKDLGLEHPRFVEIVDGSVASYFSDHFQRQLMSGIMVQDYLGLCPKPSHRVEGGGATGGLCFQEAWKSVASGLMDVCVAYGFETMSHVNTWKGNEFIALASDVSFDYPVGGFYSGYYAMMVVRHMKEFGTTVEQMAHVSVKNHNNAFHNPYAQKRRLLTIEDVRRAPMVAWPLTRLDICVMSDGAAATILASEEGVSKLEKAGGKRLKPAKIVGIGRGTDAMRMADRPHRKVLLLPHERASDYRGLKYPGIHSFRAGRMASKLAYEMAGITHPIKELDFIELHDAYTSSEIQTYEDMGLCKYGEGGRWTEEGNPFLPNLDYGLALKKPGTLPVNPSGGLIACGHPVGATGLMQAVFALWQLQGAIKKHFGNDRLQVKGARRGAIHSHAGTGTYVTVSIMEKV
- the lutA_1 gene encoding Lactate utilization protein A, whose protein sequence is MTPMREVYWNIPGHLFLYLLLFPFLVVWLYGIYRHTRMILAGEPAAVEGSLWDRFKGVVQYAVWQQRIAQDPLSGLLHRSISWGFIVLFIATCLVALQDYLGIPTLRGPFYLYFMSLTVDLFGLTAIGGVLIALARRYGLQPDRLLQPRIAKSYGILLVLLLIILVTGFLIEGLRIAASADPWGQWSPGGRLASALFRGTDQAHQMFLHGILWWFHAAMAFTFIAILPYGMGMHFTSAAANVLMKNREGSGVLRPIDLERAERFGAGAINQLTWKDLLDLEACTECGRCQAACPAWATGKPLTPKGVIIDLRDHMRLVADGEESRKMVGEVITHDVLWACTTCGACHQECPVFIEPIPKIVEMRRHLVMEEADFPETMQAALRSLEERGHPFRGATASRTDWARGLDVKTVAANGTPEILYWVGCAAAFDERNQQVAAAFATLLQRAGVDFAILGEEERCTGDPARRIGNEYLFQTLARENIATLNGYGIKKIVTACPHGFNTLKNEYPKLGGNYEVVHHTQLLAELVQEGRLRLQKPIDGVASFHDPCYLGRHNGVYDPPRQLLSAIPGLAVKEMDRCREQGFCCGAGGGLMWFEEKIGKRVSWERTEEALALGPQVLASACPFCLIMFEDALKVKDAIGRTRPLDVAELMAQSVD
- a CDS encoding methylmalonyl-CoA mutase, producing the protein MAEQKDLKRIEEEKARWEAETLKPALVNAPERAERFTTASMTPVERLYTPADLPDFDYLRDLGFPGDYPYTRGVQPTMYRGKLWTMRMFAGYGTAAETNRRFKYLLEQGQMGLSTAFDLPTLMGYDSDHPFSAGEVGKCGVAIDSLADMETLFESIPLGEVTTSMTISSPAAVLWAMYIAVCEKQGVPYDRIGGTVQNDILKEYIAQKEYIYPIEPSVRLVTDTILFGARHLPRWNTVSISGYHIREAGATALQELAFTLADGMVYVEESIKAGLEVDAFAPRLSFFFDCHNDLFEEVAKFRAARRLWARIMRERFGAKDPRSWLLRTHAQTAGCTLTAQQPRNNIIRVAIQALAAVLGGTQSLHTNAMDEALALPTEEAATIALRTQQIIAHESGVTNTVDPLAGSYYVETLTNQMEEGAWEYFRRIDELGGMIRAIEKGFPQREIADAAYAYQRAIERGEKIIVGVNRFTVDEEAPIPTLTIDREAETRQIESLDRLRRSRDKEAVARSLETLRQAAAGNDPWGKDLLMPRILDAVRAYATLGEIMDVFRDVWGEYREPSII
- a CDS encoding protein FixB; electron transfer flavoprotein alpha chain; its protein translation is MPGILVLATTKDGRLTRDTLELLTGARRLKEKLAQPVAAAILGTEVGPYVPLLFAHGADQVYRAEHPLLKGYQGDAYALVLHQICERAQPTVVLLPGDVMGRELGPRLAYRLQAAFVGEFIDFDLDQASRRLRFTRSAYGGKAVAVVEPRANSIVATAKLRTLEPATQEEGRMGEEIRVDVALEAPQLKTRLIERVQEETTGVNLGDAKIVVSGGRGVHGPEGFKVLEELAQVLRGAVGASRAATDAGWVPPSWQVGQTGRNVSPDLYLAFGISGATQHVAGISGSKHIVAVNTDPTAPIFKVAQLGIVEDWKAVATSLIRHCKELTGR
- the gspA gene encoding Putative general secretion pathway protein A, producing the protein MYTTYFGFTETPFSMTPDPRYLYMSERHRDALAHLLYGVGEDGGFVQLTGEVGTGKTTLCRCLLEQLPPNVDVALILNPRLTPIELLAAVCDELRISYPAGTTSGKPFVDALYRHLLDAHAQGRRTVLIVDEAQDLAADVLEQIRLLTNLETPTRKLLQIILIGQPELIRLLNREELRQLAQRVTARYHLLAFSEDDVRAYIVHRLQIAGQKQTIFTDAAMRAVHVSARGIPRLINAICDRALLGAYTQDQRRVTAATVRRAASEVLGETLAPRLARRWQWVGAAVLVAVLVTGSWAFFTQERAQLIQRAVGPSAMNSISRSGTLSALLSDPSLRADRKSAFAGLYATWRLDVDGSMDNLGCERGRSEGLQCLFKTGTWGKLRRLNLPAIIELSTPAGDRRYATVVALDEQNATLDFGGRRHVFPLSEIDRYWDGPFILLWKVPELGSVPIRPGARGKDVEWVRERFAEFDGVPGGERNRQVFDNDLRARVIAFQRSRLLTADGVVGKETLTHLSAAQRDPKVPRLRREGS
- a CDS encoding antibiotic biosynthesis monooxygenase; this encodes MTDQGVRVVARVVARPGKVEELRAVLQGLVEPTRKELGCVTYELLQNKTDPTDFTFVEEWTSEAALDAHLQSPHLQDARVKLPGLAVADPDIRRYTVVE